A single Desulfobaculum bizertense DSM 18034 DNA region contains:
- a CDS encoding tetratricopeptide repeat protein, whose product MPRFASPLASAALTALLCSCVQSQPTQAVAPAPQQKIQWDLTGAADSTFQYLRFQSALMQEDPQESESALETLLKGPHSPQLFLEGANFYWRRNDIGRTREVLKQGIAEFPDSLDLVLSLSTTYYAEKRYPDAILTIQEFLRDHPKEWIAYREMAVIYLADGKSPEALEAIQKIPHDKQTATSLYYGARASAGLGKTRQAENMLHRALKLDPDFLDALSELAVLYEREKNFVAAEKTYGKLLEKGVSEKDVRLRLIGLNLKMNTPDKALVIFQQGPATDTQYALEAATLFLEEKFYDHAKTVLAPLQKVKGTPQRLWFYMAVLAYEGDRNSQKALDYLERIPEDSPLYERSVRFRVQLLIELNRKDKALYLIRQQKQENPDIRPYWTLEAHLLESAGRHRAARRVLEQAITKWPDDTELLYALGVIYDKLQLSQRSREIMDQIILKDPEHADALNFLGYSLVEQNKDLERAEVLIKKALSIDPENGYIIDSLAWLYLRIGQFEKAWEQIQRAVDRVTDDATLWEHYGDIARSLGNKDKAREGYSNALELAPNNSSVQEKLKAL is encoded by the coding sequence ATGCCCCGATTTGCCTCGCCACTTGCAAGCGCCGCACTCACTGCCCTGCTCTGCTCCTGCGTCCAATCCCAACCAACTCAGGCTGTTGCGCCCGCCCCCCAGCAAAAAATTCAGTGGGATCTGACTGGTGCCGCTGATTCTACGTTTCAGTATCTCCGTTTTCAGAGTGCCCTTATGCAGGAAGACCCGCAGGAATCCGAAAGCGCACTGGAAACCCTGCTTAAAGGTCCACATAGCCCCCAGCTTTTTCTGGAGGGTGCCAATTTTTACTGGCGACGCAACGACATTGGTCGCACTCGCGAAGTCCTGAAACAGGGCATTGCCGAATTTCCAGACAGTCTGGACCTCGTTTTGTCCCTGTCTACGACTTACTACGCAGAAAAGCGCTACCCGGATGCCATTCTGACCATTCAGGAATTTTTACGCGACCACCCGAAAGAATGGATAGCCTACCGTGAAATGGCGGTTATCTATCTTGCCGATGGAAAAAGTCCTGAAGCACTCGAAGCCATCCAGAAAATTCCTCACGACAAGCAGACCGCAACAAGTCTGTATTACGGTGCCCGGGCTTCTGCCGGACTGGGAAAAACCCGGCAGGCAGAAAACATGCTGCACCGCGCGCTCAAGCTTGACCCTGACTTTTTGGACGCCCTGTCTGAACTGGCGGTTCTGTACGAACGCGAAAAGAATTTCGTTGCCGCCGAAAAGACCTATGGAAAACTGCTTGAAAAAGGCGTGTCTGAAAAAGACGTTCGCCTGCGCCTCATTGGCCTGAACCTCAAGATGAACACCCCTGACAAGGCTCTTGTCATCTTCCAGCAGGGACCAGCCACTGACACCCAGTATGCACTGGAAGCAGCAACACTTTTCCTTGAAGAAAAATTTTACGATCACGCCAAAACGGTTCTCGCACCGCTTCAGAAAGTCAAAGGAACCCCACAGCGCCTATGGTTTTACATGGCGGTTCTGGCCTACGAGGGAGACCGCAATTCCCAGAAGGCTCTGGACTACCTTGAGCGAATCCCTGAGGACTCCCCTCTGTATGAACGCTCGGTTCGTTTCCGTGTTCAGCTTTTGATTGAGCTAAACCGCAAGGATAAGGCCCTGTATCTGATTCGACAGCAGAAGCAGGAGAACCCGGACATTCGTCCATACTGGACTCTGGAAGCGCACCTTCTTGAGAGCGCAGGCCGACACCGTGCCGCGCGCCGGGTTTTGGAACAGGCCATTACCAAGTGGCCTGACGACACAGAACTGCTGTACGCCCTTGGCGTGATTTATGACAAACTCCAGCTTTCTCAGCGAAGCCGGGAAATCATGGACCAAATTATCCTCAAGGACCCAGAACATGCTGATGCCCTGAACTTCCTTGGGTACAGTCTTGTTGAACAGAACAAGGATCTGGAACGGGCAGAGGTGCTCATCAAAAAAGCCCTCTCCATTGATCCTGAAAACGGATATATTATTGACTCACTGGCCTGGCTCTATCTGCGCATCGGGCAGTTTGAAAAAGCATGGGAGCAGATTCAGCGTGCGGTGGACCGGGTGACCGACGACGCGACCCTCTGGGAACACTACGGCGACATCGCCCGCTCACTAGGAAACAAAGACAAGGCCCGCGAAGGCTACTCCAACGCACTGGAACTCGCTCCAAACAACTCAAGCGTACAGGAAAAACTTAAGGCCTTATGA
- the rpiB gene encoding ribose 5-phosphate isomerase B, with translation MSQKTVAIGSDHAGYALKVVLIKHLEERGYAVKDVGPFDTCSVDYPIYAKKLCQHVLEEGCPGVLICGTGIGMSMTANHIPGIRAALCTNSFHARMTRMHNDANVLCLGERVTGPGVAVELLDIFLDTEFEGGRHLRRIELIENDK, from the coding sequence ATGTCACAGAAAACGGTCGCCATCGGCTCCGACCACGCTGGCTATGCACTGAAGGTAGTGCTCATCAAGCATCTTGAAGAACGCGGCTATGCAGTCAAGGACGTTGGTCCTTTTGACACCTGCAGTGTCGACTACCCCATCTATGCAAAAAAGCTCTGCCAGCACGTGCTGGAAGAAGGCTGCCCCGGCGTGCTCATCTGCGGCACCGGCATTGGCATGTCCATGACCGCGAACCACATCCCCGGTATCCGCGCAGCTCTGTGCACCAACAGCTTTCACGCTCGCATGACCCGTATGCACAATGATGCAAACGTCCTCTGCCTTGGTGAACGCGTTACCGGTCCCGGCGTGGCAGTGGAACTGCTCGACATTTTCCTCGACACTGAGTTTGAAGGTGGACGCCATCTGCGCCGCATCGAACTCATCGAGAACGACAAGTAA
- a CDS encoding sigma-70 family RNA polymerase sigma factor, producing MNTGEDIIIDPNDINVDSEEPRGEWEHPDDLHEHVLNEETQELHEIHDINDAPKAKKKGKGELILKPAKSSDIAPRDPLRMYLREISRFPLLEPDEEKELARRVRDEGDNEAAFRIVSSHLRLVVKIAMDFQRRWMQNVLDLIQEGNVGLMRAVQKFDPDKGIKFSYYAAFWVKAYILKFIMDNWRLVKIGTTQTQRKLFYNLNKERQRLQRLGFDPDPATLSKNLGVSEEVVIEMDQRLARQDMSLNAPLSTDDSGSATRMDFLPALEPGVEDNVAQDEISLMIREHIKAILPKLNEKEQDILNQRLLSDNPVTLREIGEKYGITRERVRQIEARLLQKLKKHMAEHIADFSDEWIHTDE from the coding sequence ATGAACACGGGAGAGGATATTATCATCGACCCCAACGATATCAATGTTGACTCCGAGGAGCCACGGGGCGAGTGGGAACACCCTGACGATTTGCATGAGCACGTCCTCAATGAAGAGACACAAGAACTCCACGAAATTCATGATATAAACGACGCGCCCAAAGCCAAGAAAAAAGGCAAGGGCGAACTCATCCTGAAGCCTGCAAAATCCTCGGACATCGCCCCCCGCGACCCTCTGCGGATGTACCTCCGCGAAATCAGCCGTTTCCCCCTGCTTGAGCCTGACGAAGAAAAAGAACTCGCCAGACGGGTCAGGGACGAAGGAGATAACGAAGCGGCCTTCCGCATCGTGTCTTCACACTTGCGCCTTGTCGTCAAGATTGCAATGGACTTTCAGCGCCGCTGGATGCAAAACGTTCTCGACCTCATTCAGGAAGGAAACGTTGGGCTTATGCGCGCTGTCCAAAAGTTCGACCCTGACAAGGGTATCAAATTTTCATATTACGCTGCTTTCTGGGTCAAGGCGTATATTCTCAAGTTCATTATGGACAACTGGCGGCTGGTCAAAATCGGCACCACACAGACCCAGCGTAAGCTTTTTTATAACCTGAACAAGGAACGGCAGCGCCTCCAGCGACTCGGGTTTGACCCCGACCCCGCAACCCTGTCCAAAAACCTTGGCGTCTCAGAAGAGGTCGTCATCGAAATGGACCAGCGCCTTGCCCGGCAAGACATGTCGCTCAACGCTCCGCTCAGCACCGACGACAGTGGCAGTGCCACCCGAATGGACTTTTTGCCCGCGCTCGAACCGGGCGTCGAGGACAATGTCGCTCAGGACGAAATTTCTCTGATGATACGGGAGCACATCAAGGCCATTCTGCCCAAGCTCAATGAGAAAGAGCAGGATATTTTGAATCAGCGCCTCCTGTCCGATAATCCCGTGACCCTACGGGAAATCGGCGAAAAATATGGCATTACCCGGGAACGGGTTCGACAGATTGAGGCCCGCCTGCTGCAAAAACTCAAAAAGCACATGGCGGAGCACATCGCAGACTTTTCAGACGAATGGATTCATACGGATGAATGA